A genomic window from Heterodontus francisci isolate sHetFra1 chromosome 36, sHetFra1.hap1, whole genome shotgun sequence includes:
- the nr2c2ap gene encoding nuclear receptor 2C2-associated protein: MAESLVCEETGSRVSSVLNRDVKQFGKKFLFDRNEETCWNSDQGSCQWVILEFPQTVKVTELQLQFQGGFTGRTCRLEGGRKGADLLKIADLYPEDTNRLQRFSIHEESIADKLKIIFEKSTDFFGRIVIYHLDVLGEKLL, encoded by the exons ggtgagttcTGTCCTTAACCGTGATGTTAAGCAATTTGGAAAGAAGTTCTTGTTTGACCGAAATGAGGAGACCTGCTGGAACTCAGACCAG GGATCCTGCCAATGGGTGATACTCGAGTTCCCTCAGACTGTAAAGGTGACTGAATTACAACTGCAGTTCCAAGGTGGATTTACAGGCAGAACATGCAGGCTTGAAG GTGGCAGAAAGGGAGCCGATTTGTTGAAAATAGCTGACTTGTACCCTGAAGACACCAACCGCCTGCAGA GATTCTCCATTCACGAGGAATCCATTGCTGATAAATTAAAAATCATATTTGAGAAAAGCACGGACTTCTTTGGAAGAATTGTTATTTATCATCTTGATGTTCTTGGTGAAAAACTGTTGTAA